The nucleotide sequence AAGCCGTGCAAGCGAAGCTTGCACGGCTTTTAAACTCGATGAGGATACGTAAGGGAATCATTCCCTTACGCGGGGGTTTGGGGGCTGGCCCCCAACTCTCCCCTCTTCAAACATCTTCTCGACATTCCTATAAAATCTGGCTCAGGAACAGCTTCGCACGCTCATTGGTCGGATTATCAAAGAAATGCTCAGGAGTACCTTCTTCAATAATGGTTCCCGCGTCCATAAAGATCACGCGATCTGCCACTTCACGGGCAAAACCCATTTCATGAGTAACGACGACCATTGTCATGCCGGAACGGGCAAGTGCCTTCATAACGTCCAAAACTTCACCGACCATCTCGGGATCAAGAGCGGAAGTCGGTTCGTCAAAAAGCATCACTTTGGGTTCCATGCACAGCGCGCGGGCAATAGCGACACGCTGCTGCTGGCCACCAGAGAGCTGATCTGGGTGGGCATTCCACTTAGCGTCAATGCCGACCTTTTTCAGCAGCTTCATACCCAGCTCCTCGCACTCTTTGCGACCTTTGCCACGGACCATCATGGGGGCCATGACAAGATTCTCCAAAACAGTCTTGTGCGGAAACAGGTTGAAGGACTGAAACACCATGCCAGCCTCAGCGCGAACCTTGTTAATATCGACGTTACCATCAAGGACGTTTTCGCCATCAATGGTAATTTCGCCAGAGTCCGCGAACTCAAGACGGTTCAGGCAGCGCAGAAAAGTTGACTTGCCAGAGCCTGAGGGGCCAATGATAACGACCACTTCGCCGGGCTTCACTTCGCAGCTGACATTATTCAGGGCCTGAATCTTTTCAGGCACATAAAAAAACTTATTAACGTTCTTTGCTTTAATCATGTTCTTAGACCGCCTTGCGTTCCATGTACTGCACCGCGACAGAGAGAATAAACGTCAGTACGAGATATAACAACGCACAGACAATCCACATCTCATAGACCTGAAGGGATGCGGTAACGACCTCACGGGTGACCTTGGTCAGCTCACGCACGGCGATAACACCAAGCAGCGAAGAGTCTTTGACAAGACTAATAAACTGACCAGCAAGAGCCGGAAGGATACGACGAATAGCCTGCGGCATGACGACCTTTCTCATTGCCTGAGAATAGTTCATGCCAAGGGAACGGGCAGCTTCCATCTGACCACGGTGCACGCTCTGGATACCAGCGCGGACAATTTCTGCAGTATACGCACCTGTAAAAGTCGCCAGACCAAAGGCACCAAACCACAGATTCGGGATATTCGGCAGGCCCCAGTTCGCCATAAGCTGATTCAGCAGCGTACCAATAACGTAGTACCAGATCATCAGCTGAACCATCAGCGGGGAGCCACGAACCAGCTCAATGTAGGTAATGGCGAGCCACTTGAGCATAGGGTTGTCCGAAATACGCATAAGGCCCGTCGCCATACCTGCAATCATACCGAGGATGATAGCGATAAAGCTGACCTTGAGCGTTGTTATCAGACCAACAAGGAACAGACCGAGTCGCCCATGCGTACTCGAACCGAGCACGTCTCCGGGGTAGACAAAATCCCCTTCTTCCACGAGAAGGTTCTTGCTGGGGATCGTATACGTTTCCTCAGCTCCGTCCATAGCGGCAACAGTGACGTTGTAACCTTTCTCGGTCTGCTCGACAGTGGAGACTTCACCATCGAGCTCACTTCGGACTTTGACCTCTTCCTGATAGTAGAAATACTGGGGCACGCGATACCAACGCCACGTGTAGTCAACGTACTTGGTAGCACCGTAGGCACCCAGACAGGCAAGGCCAATAAGAACGAAGAACATGACCCCCCAGAATTTCCTGTAGAGCGGGCTTCTGGGCCGATCCAAACCGGGATAGAGAGACATTCTGCCTTCACACTCCTTTGCCGCCCCAAACGGGACGTAAAATTAAACTCAATACGTGCAGAGCACGATTCTCCATGTTCCCGTACCTGACGGAGACGTGAAGAAGCCTACCTACAGAAAAACAAAAACACCCCGCGCACCTTTTGCGAAAAAATGCGCGGGGCGACTCTATACTATTTCTTGCGAATACAGGCCTACAGGTTGTTGAACCACTTAGTGGACTTGAACCATTTGGCATAAATTCTGTCGTAACGACCGTCGGACTTAATCTGCTTCAGGAAATTATTCAAGAAGTTTAAGAAGTCCGGATCACCACGCTTGATGCCCATTGCGATAGGCTCGTAGGTGAAGGGCTTGTCAAGGAAGACAAGGTTCTTGCCACCCTGCTGTGCCATGAACATGACGCAGAAAGGCAGGTCATAAACAAAAGCGTCGGACTGACCATTCACAACGTCCATAGCGCCGTCAGGCTCTTTGTCGAAGGAGCGGTAGGTTGCCTTGGGCAGCATACGCTTAACAGCCATTTCACCAGTCGTTCCGAGGCGGGAGGCAACGGTGTACTTCGGATCGTTCAGGTCGCGGTAAGACTTGATCTTTCCTTCGTGCTTCTTGTTGAGCAGGATAGCCTGACCAATGGAAGCATACGGATCGGTAAAGTTGATCTGGAGGTTGCGCTCCTGAGTCAGAGTCATACCAGCGATGATGATATCGAACTTGTCAGCGAGCAGAGCCGGAACCATGCCGTCAAAGTCGGTGTTCACAATCTTGAGCTTAACGCCCATTGCCTTGGCAAGGGCCTTGCTGATGTCGATATCAAAACCAATGATGCGGCCTTTTTTGTCGACCATCTCGAAGG is from Desulfobaculum bizertense DSM 18034 and encodes:
- a CDS encoding transporter substrate-binding domain-containing protein, which gives rise to MNSMKKILLAVACFCLFAGQAIAADFDLASKSTIETILKNGEIRVGVDPGYAPFEMVDKKGRIIGFDIDISKALAKAMGVKLKIVNTDFDGMVPALLADKFDIIIAGMTLTQERNLQINFTDPYASIGQAILLNKKHEGKIKSYRDLNDPKYTVASRLGTTGEMAVKRMLPKATYRSFDKEPDGAMDVVNGQSDAFVYDLPFCVMFMAQQGGKNLVFLDKPFTYEPIAMGIKRGDPDFLNFLNNFLKQIKSDGRYDRIYAKWFKSTKWFNNL
- a CDS encoding amino acid ABC transporter ATP-binding protein, which codes for MIKAKNVNKFFYVPEKIQALNNVSCEVKPGEVVVIIGPSGSGKSTFLRCLNRLEFADSGEITIDGENVLDGNVDINKVRAEAGMVFQSFNLFPHKTVLENLVMAPMMVRGKGRKECEELGMKLLKKVGIDAKWNAHPDQLSGGQQQRVAIARALCMEPKVMLFDEPTSALDPEMVGEVLDVMKALARSGMTMVVVTHEMGFAREVADRVIFMDAGTIIEEGTPEHFFDNPTNERAKLFLSQIL
- a CDS encoding amino acid ABC transporter permease (The N-terminal region of this protein, as described by TIGR01726, is a three transmembrane segment that identifies a subfamily of ABC transporter permease subunits, which specificities that include histidine, arginine, glutamine, glutamate, L-cystine (sic), the opines (in Agrobacterium) octopine and nopaline, etc.), whose product is MSLYPGLDRPRSPLYRKFWGVMFFVLIGLACLGAYGATKYVDYTWRWYRVPQYFYYQEEVKVRSELDGEVSTVEQTEKGYNVTVAAMDGAEETYTIPSKNLLVEEGDFVYPGDVLGSSTHGRLGLFLVGLITTLKVSFIAIILGMIAGMATGLMRISDNPMLKWLAITYIELVRGSPLMVQLMIWYYVIGTLLNQLMANWGLPNIPNLWFGAFGLATFTGAYTAEIVRAGIQSVHRGQMEAARSLGMNYSQAMRKVVMPQAIRRILPALAGQFISLVKDSSLLGVIAVRELTKVTREVVTASLQVYEMWIVCALLYLVLTFILSVAVQYMERKAV